Proteins found in one Vagococcus carniphilus genomic segment:
- a CDS encoding ATP-binding cassette domain-containing protein, translating into MAIEIRGMSKTADNLLVLNDIDLAFKEKTIYGLLGQNDSGKTTLMRLIAHLRFPTEGYIEVDELDIEEHSDVLKNVYFQTHDNIYPKRAKLKQIVKWMGLFYPNFQMDICSSLLEKYHLNENEFFNKLPLKKKTLFRSCLAFSNDVDYLLLDEPAFSLDAYHRNALYHDMLASYERYPKTIILSTHAIDEIEELIERVVILEDGQVLIDDEVEALVNRAYSVKGDERDVREFLQQKTILGQEYRKGKIKAYVQLDETEMELNENLELKPLNLQELFIQLTRDVYGEREGE; encoded by the coding sequence ATGGCAATAGAAATTAGGGGAATGTCAAAAACGGCAGATAATCTTCTAGTGTTAAATGATATTGATTTAGCATTTAAAGAAAAAACGATATATGGTTTACTAGGACAAAATGATTCTGGTAAAACAACGTTGATGCGTTTAATCGCACACTTAAGGTTTCCAACCGAAGGATATATTGAAGTGGATGAATTAGATATTGAGGAACATTCTGATGTTTTAAAAAATGTTTATTTTCAAACTCACGATAATATTTACCCAAAGAGAGCAAAATTAAAACAAATTGTTAAATGGATGGGGTTATTTTACCCTAATTTCCAAATGGATATTTGTTCTTCTCTATTAGAAAAATATCATTTAAATGAAAATGAATTTTTTAATAAGTTACCACTAAAGAAAAAAACACTTTTTAGAAGTTGTTTAGCCTTTAGTAATGACGTGGATTACTTGCTACTAGATGAGCCAGCATTTTCATTAGATGCTTATCATAGAAATGCTTTATATCATGACATGTTAGCAAGTTATGAACGTTATCCTAAAACGATTATACTGTCAACTCATGCAATTGATGAAATTGAAGAGTTAATTGAAAGAGTTGTTATTTTAGAAGACGGTCAGGTTTTAATTGATGATGAAGTTGAAGCTCTTGTTAACCGAGCATACTCCGTTAAAGGGGATGAACGTGATGTCAGAGAGTTTCTTCAACAAAAGACTATTCTAGGTCAAGAATACCGTAAAGGTAAGATTAAAGCTTACGTACAACTTGATGAAACAGAGATGGAACTTAATGAAAATCTAGAATTAAAACCATTAAACTTACAGGAATTATTTATTCAACTGACACGTGATGTTTATGGTGAAAGAGAGGGAGAATAG